Proteins encoded by one window of Rhodobacteraceae bacterium IMCC1335:
- a CDS encoding aldehyde dehydrogenase family protein has translation MPLPNLPFNPAFCFIDGQWQPSSTAQTLALINPSNGQALSAIADGRAEDIDLAVVAAQRAARGEWGRSSALERGRLLSRLGALILEHVELLAQIEALDVGKPLKQARADAVAMARYMEFYGGAADKIHGETLPYLEGYTVYTLREAHGVTGHIVPWNYPMQIIGRSVGAALAMGNCCVLKPAEEACLSALMFAELARQAGLPSGVLNVVPGLGAQAGAALAAHGGINHLSFTGSVATGRLVQAAAAQNVVPVTLELGGKSPQILFEDADIAAALPFLINAGIQNAGQTCSASSRILVQRGLYDAIVEAMAARYQALVAKPAIEDGDLGPLISQRQKAIVENFLSQGHDLTLAATGQISDSAPAAGAYVKPHLFCDVAPSHTLAQQEIFGPVQVIIPFDSDEDALEIANGTDYGLVASLWTQNGARQMRLAKTLKSGQVFINNYGAGGGVELPFGGRGLSGHGREKGFEALYGFSSLKTVASYHG, from the coding sequence ATGCCGCTTCCAAACTTGCCCTTTAACCCTGCTTTTTGCTTTATTGATGGCCAGTGGCAACCAAGCAGCACCGCTCAAACGCTCGCATTGATCAACCCTTCAAACGGGCAGGCCTTATCTGCGATTGCCGATGGCAGAGCTGAAGATATCGATTTGGCTGTGGTAGCGGCGCAGCGGGCGGCGCGGGGCGAATGGGGGCGCAGCAGCGCGCTGGAGCGCGGCCGGCTGCTCTCGCGGCTTGGCGCTTTGATCTTAGAACATGTCGAGCTGTTGGCGCAGATTGAAGCATTGGATGTGGGCAAACCGCTTAAGCAAGCGCGCGCGGATGCTGTTGCCATGGCGCGTTATATGGAGTTTTACGGCGGCGCCGCCGATAAGATCCACGGCGAAACCCTACCATATCTTGAGGGGTATACGGTTTATACATTGCGCGAGGCGCATGGCGTGACCGGGCATATCGTGCCTTGGAATTATCCCATGCAAATCATTGGGCGTTCGGTGGGGGCCGCCTTGGCGATGGGCAATTGTTGCGTTCTCAAACCGGCAGAGGAAGCCTGTCTTAGCGCGCTGATGTTCGCCGAATTAGCGCGGCAGGCCGGCCTACCCAGCGGGGTTCTGAACGTGGTGCCGGGGCTGGGCGCGCAAGCTGGCGCCGCGCTTGCGGCGCATGGCGGCATCAATCATCTTAGTTTCACCGGCTCGGTGGCCACCGGGCGGCTGGTACAGGCAGCAGCGGCGCAAAATGTTGTACCGGTGACCTTGGAGCTGGGGGGGAAATCTCCGCAAATCCTGTTTGAAGATGCAGATATCGCTGCAGCGCTGCCCTTTTTGATCAATGCGGGCATTCAAAATGCCGGGCAAACCTGCTCGGCCAGCAGCCGGATTCTTGTACAACGCGGCCTTTATGACGCGATTGTTGAGGCAATGGCCGCCCGCTATCAGGCGCTGGTTGCAAAGCCGGCGATAGAAGATGGCGATTTGGGGCCGCTGATTTCGCAGCGGCAAAAAGCGATTGTCGAAAACTTCCTAAGTCAGGGCCATGACCTAACTTTGGCGGCGACAGGTCAAATTTCAGACTCAGCCCCTGCCGCGGGGGCCTATGTCAAACCGCACCTGTTTTGCGATGTCGCCCCGAGCCATACGCTTGCCCAACAAGAGATTTTCGGACCGGTACAGGTTATCATTCCGTTTGACAGTGACGAGGACGCGCTAGAGATCGCCAATGGCACTGATTATGGATTGGTCGCCAGCCTTTGGACACAAAACGGGGCGCGCCAAATGCGCTTGGCCAAAACGCTTAAATCAGGGCAGGTCTTTATCAATAATTACGGAGCTGGCGGCGGTGTCGAATTGCCCTTTGGAGGCCGCGGCCTGTCCGGCCATGGGCGCGAAAAAGGCTTTGAAGCGCTTTATGGGTTTTCATCTTTAAAAACTGTGGCAAGCTATCACGGATAG
- a CDS encoding glucose 1-dehydrogenase: MRLAGKTAIVTGAASGFGLGIAEKFLAEGAKVLMADINGEAVADQASRLGQLAIPIHADVASSASIAQMHDVAQTALGAVDIIVNNAGVTHLPSPLEDISEKDFDRVFAVNCKSIYLISRAFVPALKTRRSGVILNIASTAGISPRPNLNWYNSSKGWVNTATRTMAVELAPFGVRVNALNPVAGETPLLTSFMGEDTPEMRAKFLSTIPLGRFSTAEDMGNAACYLCSEEASMVTGVCMQVDGGRCI; this comes from the coding sequence ATGCGACTTGCAGGAAAAACAGCCATCGTAACGGGCGCAGCCTCGGGCTTTGGCTTGGGCATTGCCGAAAAGTTCTTGGCCGAGGGCGCCAAGGTCCTAATGGCCGATATCAATGGCGAAGCCGTGGCCGACCAGGCCTCGCGCTTGGGACAATTGGCGATTCCAATACACGCAGATGTGGCAAGTTCCGCGTCAATTGCGCAGATGCATGATGTGGCGCAGACAGCGCTTGGCGCGGTTGATATCATCGTCAACAATGCGGGCGTTACGCATCTACCCAGCCCGTTGGAAGACATCAGCGAAAAAGATTTTGATCGCGTCTTTGCGGTGAATTGCAAATCTATCTATCTGATTTCGCGCGCGTTCGTTCCAGCACTGAAGACCCGCCGCAGCGGCGTGATTTTGAACATCGCCTCAACCGCCGGTATCTCTCCGCGGCCAAATTTGAATTGGTATAATAGCTCAAAAGGCTGGGTAAACACCGCCACCCGCACGATGGCGGTTGAGCTGGCACCCTTTGGGGTGCGGGTGAATGCGCTGAACCCGGTGGCCGGGGAAACACCGCTTCTTACCTCATTCATGGGCGAAGACACGCCCGAGATGCGCGCAAAGTTCCTTTCTACCATTCCACTTGGGCGGTTTTCGACCGCAGAGGATATGGGCAATGCCGCCTGTTATTTATGCTCGGAGGAAGCCAGCATGGTAACCGGGGTCTGCATGCAGGTAGATGGCGGGCGCTGTATTTAA
- a CDS encoding dipeptide ABC transporter ATP-binding protein yields MSLLNVQDLTLTLYGAPILKQLNFTLEPGEILALTGESGSGKSMTALSLLQLLPDAAGLSGNITLDGTNLLRLTEPQLCAQRGGRMGMVFQEPMSALNPVQTIGAQVAEALRLDPKTSAAAAQNRAGAILGRVGLAPEHVPPSRYPHELSGGQRQRVVIALAIARQPKLLIADEPTTALDVTTQAQILALLKRLVREDDMGLIMITHDLAVVADMADRIAVMHRGEIVEQAATSKILMASTHPYTQKLLQAASHMARQPGAEHSRKPLLEVANVQRSYPAKRPWPWIKPPRNIAVKNVSFSLQTGDRMGLVGESGCGKSSLTRAILGLDPVEKGTITLNGKPVWGASSAIRRDLQVVFQDPYGSFNPRHKVAKLIQEAFHLYERPPLREDQEQRTCDVMRAVGLNPDDRGRYIHEFSGGQRQRIAIARALITRPKLVIFDEAVSALDVSVRAQILDLIADLAEQYGLSYLFISHDLSVVRSITDTCMVMKEGEIVEQGPTAFILNTPTHPYTQQLLSAAPKLPKISIGA; encoded by the coding sequence ATGAGCCTTCTTAACGTACAGGATTTGACCCTAACGCTTTACGGGGCCCCAATTTTAAAACAGCTTAATTTCACCTTAGAGCCCGGCGAAATTCTGGCGCTTACAGGTGAAAGCGGCTCGGGAAAATCGATGACTGCGCTTAGCCTGTTGCAATTACTGCCCGATGCCGCAGGGTTGAGCGGAAACATTACCCTGGATGGTACAAACCTGTTGCGCCTCACCGAGCCGCAGCTTTGTGCCCAACGCGGCGGCAGAATGGGGATGGTGTTTCAAGAGCCGATGAGCGCGTTAAACCCCGTACAAACCATTGGAGCGCAAGTCGCTGAGGCGCTTCGACTGGATCCAAAGACAAGTGCGGCAGCGGCCCAAAACCGCGCCGGCGCGATCCTGGGCCGGGTTGGACTGGCGCCCGAACACGTGCCCCCAAGCCGCTATCCGCATGAATTATCAGGTGGTCAAAGGCAGCGCGTGGTGATCGCCCTGGCGATTGCGCGACAGCCAAAATTACTGATCGCGGATGAGCCGACAACCGCGCTTGATGTCACCACGCAAGCGCAGATTCTGGCGCTGCTCAAACGCTTGGTGCGCGAGGATGATATGGGGCTGATCATGATCACTCATGATTTGGCTGTGGTGGCCGATATGGCGGATCGCATCGCAGTGATGCATCGGGGTGAAATTGTGGAACAGGCCGCTACAAGCAAAATTCTAATGGCAAGCACGCATCCTTACACGCAAAAGCTGCTGCAAGCAGCCAGCCATATGGCGCGGCAACCGGGCGCCGAACACAGCCGTAAGCCGTTGCTAGAGGTGGCAAATGTCCAGCGCAGTTATCCGGCCAAGCGGCCATGGCCCTGGATAAAACCGCCCCGCAATATTGCCGTCAAGAATGTGAGCTTTTCGCTTCAGACAGGCGATCGGATGGGGTTGGTGGGGGAATCAGGCTGCGGAAAATCTTCGTTAACGCGGGCAATATTGGGATTAGATCCGGTCGAGAAGGGCACAATCACCCTGAATGGAAAGCCAGTTTGGGGCGCTTCATCCGCCATCAGGCGGGATCTGCAAGTGGTCTTTCAAGACCCCTACGGCTCTTTCAATCCGCGCCATAAAGTGGCCAAGCTTATTCAAGAGGCTTTTCATCTCTATGAGCGTCCACCGCTGCGTGAAGATCAAGAGCAACGCACCTGCGATGTCATGCGTGCGGTTGGCCTAAACCCGGATGATCGTGGCCGCTATATCCACGAATTTTCAGGTGGCCAACGCCAGCGCATCGCAATCGCCCGTGCCTTGATAACACGCCCGAAACTGGTGATTTTTGATGAGGCGGTTTCGGCGCTTGACGTCTCGGTGCGGGCGCAAATTCTTGATCTTATCGCAGATTTGGCCGAGCAATACGGCCTCAGCTATCTGTTTATCAGCCATGATCTTTCGGTTGTGCGCAGCATCACCGATACCTGTATGGTTATGAAGGAGGGAGAGATTGTTGAACAGGGGCCAACCGCCTTTATCCTGAACACCCCCACCCATCCTTACACCCAGCAGCTGCTCAGCGCAGCGCCAAAACTGCCCAAAATCTCGATAGGAGCTTAA